Genomic window (Saccharothrix australiensis):
CACCGGCGTGGTGAGCACCGCGTCGGTGTCGCCCGACTCGACCACGCGCCCCCCGTTCAGCACGACGACGCGGTCCGCGATGCTGCGCACCACCGCCAGGTCGTGGGTCACGAAGACCATCGACAAGCCGTCCGCCAGCAGTGAGCGCAGCAGCTCCACCACGGCCGCCTGCACCGACACGTCGAGGGCGGAGGTCACCTCGTCGCAGAGGAGCACCTCGGGCTCGCACACCAGGGCGCGGGCGATCGCCACGCGCTGGCGCTGCCCGCCGGACAGCTCGGCCGGGCGGCGGTCGGCGAGCCGCGCCGGGATCTCCACGCGCTCCAGGGCTTCCCGCACCCGCCGCCTGCTGTCACGCGCGCTGACGCCGAAGTAGTGCCGCAGCGGCACGACCAGGCTGCCCTCCACGCTGCGATGCGGGTTGAGCGAGCCGTAGGGGTTCTGGAACACGTACTGCAACCCGCGCCGGGTGTCCTCGTCGCGGGCCCGCGCCGCCGCCGGGATCGGTCGGCCCCGGAACGCCAGCGCCCCTTCCTGCTCCTCGTGCAGCCCCACGAGGCAACGCGACATCGTGGTCTTGCCGCTGCCCGACTCGCCGACGACGGCCAGGCACTCGCCCCGCCCGAGGCCGAACGACACGTCGAAGAGGACCTGCCTGCCGCCGTGCCCGGCGTGCAGCCCGGACACCGACAGCACTTCCGGCTCCGCGTCGGATGCCACGCGCCGCTCGGCCGCGCGCGCCGGCACCCTCGGCGCCCGCACGACCTCGTCCGCGCGCGGGCACCGCGTCAGCGTCCCCGAGGGGCCGGGGACGAGCGCGGGCCGGGTCGCGCGGCACTCGGCCACGGCGTGGTCGCACCGCGGGGCGAAGACGCAGCCGCGCCGGTACCCGCCGACGCCGGGCGCGCGACCGGGTATCGGGACCAGGCGGTGCCTGCGGGTCGCGGACGGGACGGCGGCCAGCAGCGCCCGCGTGTACGGGTGGGCGGCACGGGTGAGCACGTCGCGGTCCGCGCCGCTCTCGACCACCTCGCCGCCGTACACGACGGTGACGCGGTCGGCGACCTCGGCCACCACGGCGAGGTCGTGGGAGACGTAGATCGCCGCCATGTCGTGCTCGCGGCACAGTTCCCGCACCATCCGGAGCACGCGTGCCTGCGTGACGACGTCGAGCCCGGTCGTCGGCTCGTCCAGGACGAGCAGTCGCGGCCCGGCCGCCACCGCCATCGCGATGGCGACGCGCTGCTGCTGGCCGCCGGAGAGGCGGCGGGGGTGGCGCTTGAGGAACGCGTCGTCGGCAGGCAGGTCCACGGCCTCCAGCAACCGCCGGACGCGCGCCGACGCCTCCCGCCGGGGCAGGCGCAGCCCCTCCGTCAGCTGGGTCGCCAGGCTCAGGCTCGGGTTCAACGCGGTCGCCGGGTCCTGCGGCACGTAGGCGACGCGGCTGCCCCGCGCGCGGCGCAGCTCCCCCGGCGGCAGGGAGAGCAGGTCCAGCCCGTCGACCACCACCCGCCCGGCGGTGATCGTCGCGCCCCTGCGCGCGAAACCCAGCAGGGCGAGCGCGAGGGTGCTCTTGCCCGAGCCCGACTCGCCGACCACGCCCATGACCTCACCCCGGTCGAGCCCGAAGGAGACGTCGCGGACGATGTCGTGCCCAGTGGCGTCGACGGTCACGGTGACGCCGGAGACCTCCACTGCCGTGGTCACGTCAGCCCTCCCCTTCCGCGCGGATCGTCCCGACCCGCTCCTGTCCGACCCGCCGCTTCCCGGTGCGCGTCCTTTCTGGGCGCGTCTTCCCGGTGCGGCCGACCGCCCTGGCGACCGACTCGGCCACCAGGTTCCCGCCGAGCGCCATCATGAGGATCAACGCGATCGGGGCCAGCACCGGGAGCGGGGCGATCGACAGTCCGTCCTGGTTCTCGCCGACCATCAGCCCCCAGTCCGCCGCCGGCGGCGCGACGCCGAACCCGAGGTAGTTCAGCGAGGCGATCGCGGACACCGCCCACACCAGCCGCATCCCGGTCTCCACCAGGAGCGGCGAGGTCACGCCCGGCAGCACCTCCCGCAGCAGGACGCGCGTCGCGGGCAACCCGTTCGCCCGCGCCCAGAGCACGTGCTCGCTGCCGACCACGGGCAGCGCCGCCCCGCGCATCACGCGGGAGACGCCGGGCGCGAACGCCACACCGACGAGCACCGCGGTCAACAGCGTGCCGCGCCCGAGCACGGACACGAACAGCAGCACGAAGATGATCTCGGGGAAGCTCAGCAGGACGTCCGTGCCGCGCATGAGCAGCGTGTCGACGGCCCCGCCCCGGTAGGCCGCGGTGAGCCCGACGAGGCAGCCGAGGACCACGCCGAGGCCCGCCGCGAGGACCGCCATCCACGTGAGGCCGAGACCGCCGTGCAGCAGGCGGCTCAGGACGTCGCGGCCGAGGATGTCGGTGCCCAGCGGGAAGGTCCCGTCCGGTCCCGCCAGGGGCGGTCCGACGATCGCGTCCGGCGCGTGCGGCGCGACCAGGGGCCCGAACACGACCGGCAGGCCGACCAGCGCGAGGAGCACGAGCCCGAACCGCGCCTGCCCGGTGCGGACCGCGCGGCCGAGCGCGGAGGGCCCACCGGCGCCCGACGGCGGCGCATCGACGGGCGCGGAGGGCCCGTCGGCGTCCGGCGGCACCACGTCGAGGAGTGCGGGGGACCCGTCGGCGTCCGACGGCGGCGCGCCGGCGGCCGGTGCGGGTCCGGGTGTCCGTTCCGTTGCCACGGCTCGCTCCTTCATCGCGCCCCGCCCAGTGCCGCGAGGACGTCCGCCAGGAGGTTGAACAGGTAGTACGCGGTCGCGAGGATGAGGATGGACGCCTGGAGCACGGGCAGGTCGTGCGAGTTCACCGCGCCGACGACCGCCGACCCGAGGCCGGGGTAGGAGTAGACGTGCTCGACCACGACGACGCCCGTGATGGTGACCGCCGCGACGAGACCGGCCGCCGGCAGGCTCGCCGCGACCGCGTTGGGCAGCGCGTGCCGGAACAGGACGCGCCGACCGCTGAGCCCCTTCAAGACCGCCGTCTGGACGTACTCGCTGTTCATCGCGTCGATGAACGAGGCGCGGACCAGCCGCCCCAGGTACATGACGCCCATCAGCGTGAGGGTGGTGACCGGCAGGACGAGTTCCGCCGGGTACCACCAGGGCAGGTCGCCCGGCGGGATGTCCGACACCCCCGGCAGCACGTCGAGGACGGACGTGGCGAAGAACGCGATCAGCAGCATCCCCACGACGAACGCGGGCAGCGCGGTGAAGAGCGACGACACCGCCACGAAAGCCTTGTCCAGCGCGCTGTCGCGCCGATGGGCGCTCACCACGCCCACGACCACGGCGAGCGGGAGGATCAGGGCCAGCGACGTGACGCCCAGCGCGAACGAGTTGAACGCCCGCGGCCCGATGACGTCCGCCACGGGTTCGCCGCTCTCCAGCGACGTGCCCATGTTCCCGCTGAGCACGCCCGAGAGCCACTGCCAGTACTGCGCGACGAGCGACCGGTCGAGCCCGAGCTGCCCGCGCAGCGCCGCGACCTGCTCGGCCGTCGCGTCCTTGCCGAGGATGATCCGCGCCACGTCGCCCGGCAGCGCCTGCGTCACGAGGAACAGCAGGACCGAGACGAGGAGCAGCACGAGCACGCCGAGCAGGAGCCGGCGGACCAGCCACCGGGTCGTCGCGCCACCCGGACCCGGTGGCGCGCTTCGCGCGGGGACGGACGCCCGCGTCGTCAGTCGAGGCATGTCAACCTCCGCCGTTCGCGTGTGGTGGGTCGGTGCGGTGGGGCCTGCCCGAGCCGGCTCGGGCAGGCCCTTCCGGGTCGGGTCAGCGCCCGACCGTCACGTTCGTCAGGAAGGAGAGCGGGCGGCCGTTCACGTCCGGCACCAGCCCGCGGACGTCGGCGCGGTGGGGCATCAGCACGTTGACGAACGCCGGGGTGATCATCGCGCCCTGCTCGTGCTCGATGCGGTGCATCCGGTTCATGATCGGGCACCGCTCGCCCTCGGGTGCCACGAACAGCCGGTCGGCGAGCGCGACGAACTCGGGGTCGTCCCAGTGGGTGGCGTTGCCGACGCGGCCCGGCAGCAGGCCGCCCAGCACGGTCGGCAGGTACGGGATCGGGTTGAAGTCGATGAACGCTGGCCACTGGCCCCACTTCGACAGCAGCTCCGGCACCGTGACGACGTTGACCTCGACCCGAACGCCCGCCTTCGCGGCGTTCTCGGAGAACACCTGGGCCAGTTCCCGCATGCCGGGCAGGAGCCCGTCGGTCGTGATCGCGAACGACAGGTCGCCGTGGCCCGCCTCGGCCAGGAGCTGCTTCGCCCGCTCGACGTCCTGCTCGCGCTGGGACAGGTCCGGCGCGCCGCACCTCGGCGTGCCGCCCTCGTGGTCGTTGGCCACCCGCGCGTACCCGCCGAAGGCGTTGGACACCACCTGCTCCCGGTCGACCAGCAGGCGCAGCGCCTGCCGCACCCGCACGTCGTCGAACGGCGCCACCGTCGTGTTGAGACCGATCCGCAGCGTGAAGTCGCCCTTGCTGTCGAGCAGTTCGACGTCGTCGCGGCCCGCGAGGGACTTCGCGATGGTGGGTGTCGCGCCCGACGCGATGTCGACCTGGTTCGACAGCAGGGCGTTCGCCTGCGCCTGCTGGCTCGGGTACTCGGTGATCTCGACCGCGCCGAGCTTGGGCCGGTCGCCCCAGTAGCCGTCGAACCGCTCCAGTGTGGACTGCCGGCCGGCGGCGAAGCCCTTGACGGCGAACGGCCCGGTGCCGATCGGCCGCTCCGGCACCGAGCCGGCCTTGGTCATGGGCAGCAGGACGTTGGCCCAGATGTCCTTGAAGGGCGCGAAGGGCTCGCTCAGGCCGACCCGGACGGTCAGCTCGTCCACCGCCGCCACGGCGGCCGGGTCGATCATCTCGATGAACGCCAGCCCCTGCACGGCGTTGGCGGGGTCGCGGAGGTGCTTGATGCTCGCGACCACGTCGGCGGAGGTGAAGCGGCTGCCGTCGGTGAACAGCACGCCGGGGCGGAGCTTGATCGTCCACGCGCGGAAGCCGTCGTCCGGCGTCATGTCGGTGGCCAGCCGCCACTCGACCTCGCCCTCGGGGCTCAGGCGGGTGAGGCCCTCGTACACCAGCGCGCTGCGGAGCTGCTGGGTGGGGCTCTGGTTGCTCGCGTAGGGGTTCAGGGTCTCGCCCGCGTCGGTGGCGGCGGCGATGCGGAGGGTGCCGCCCGCGCCCGCGCCCGCCCGCTCGGGCGGCGAGCAGCCCGCCAGGGTCGCCGTGACGAGCACGACGCCGGTCACCGCGCCGAGCAGCCGGGACGACGGGCGTCCGAACGGCGTGCCCGACCCGGCGACCGGCCGGGCGCGTGGGGGTCTGCGCAGCACTGGGCACCTCCGGTTCCGCGTGGCGGATGGTCCTGGATCTAAGCCGTTAGACCGGGCTCCCCCTGCTCGGTCCGGGATGAACTGCGCCACACAGTACGTCGACTCCGTGCGGCGCGGAAGAGGCAGCGCAGGTCTATCTAATCGTTTAGAACGTTGCTAGCCTCGGCGCCGACCGCCAGGGGGAACCACCCGGAGAAGAGGGACGATGACCAGTCCGTACGAGCACCTGTTCGTGAGGAAGATGCCGAACTGCATCGACGACCTCGTCAACGAAGGCGCCGCCGCCGGCGTCGTCGAACCGGACAACGTGGGCCCGGCGCTCGCCCTGATGCGCTCGAAGGACGTGCCCGCCAGCAAGATCCACCTGACCTACACGTGGATCAGGGAGTGCTCCGAGCCGGTGCAGTGGGTGAAGGAGCACGAGCACGACTACGACGAAGTCCTGATCTGGCACGGCAACGACCCCGACGACCCGGACGACCTCGGCGCGGAGATCTACCTCGACATCGAGGGCGTCCGGCACACCATCACCACGAGCGGTTCCGTGTACCTCCCGGCGGGCGTCCGCCACTGCCCGCTCGGCTTCACCCGCGTCGACCGGCCGTTCCGCTTCAGCGCCTTGTCGTTGAGCCCGAACTACGAGTCCGACGAGCACGAGCCCGCGTCGTAAGGCGCGCCGGAGGACGTCGGTCCCGTCACGCGCTCGCGCGGCGGGGCCGGCGCGTCGTCAGCCGCCCACGTGCTCGCGGGAGCCGCACCCGTGACCGGGCGCGTCAACCTCCTGCGGTGGCAACGGGTTCGCACCCGCACGTCACACCGATGCTGAGCGTGCCGTCCAGCACCACCGTCGCACCCGGACCGCCGCCCCCGTAGAAGGTCTCGTCCAGGGCGTCGAAAGCGCGGACGGCCAGTTCCTCGAACGGCAGGCGGACGGTGGTGAGCGGGAAGCTGCCGAGCCTCGCCTCGCGGACGCCGTCGAACCCCACCACCGCGAGGTCGTCGGGGACGCGCAGCCCCAGGCTCGTCGCCGTGCGGATCGTCACGAGCGCCTGCTCGTCGGTCGTGGCGTAGATCGCGCGGGGCCGGTCGTCGCCCTCCAGGACCCGCCGCACCGCCCGCTCCGCCTCGACCCGGTCGAAGAACGCCCGGACCAGCCTGCCCTCGGTGGGCAGCCCCGCGTCCTCCATCGCCCGCCGCCAGCCGCCCTCGCGGCCGATCGCCGGTCCCGCCTCGATCTCGCCGGCCACGCAGGCGATGTCGCCGTAGCCGTGCCCGATCAGGTGCTCGACGACGAGCCGCGCGCCCCCGAAGTCGTCGAACGTCACGCTCGGCGAGGTGGGGTCGGGCGCGGCCCACTGCACGTACACGCGAGGGGTCTCGTCCTCGTGCCGAGGCTGCTGGCCGGTCGTGACGAAGATGCCGCGCGGGCGCAGCTCCGAGAACGCCTCGCCGTACTCGTCGCCGAGCGACGAGTGGTAGCCGGTGTTGCCGAGCAGCGTCAGCAGGCCGCGCCGCCGCCCCTCGGCCTCGACGCAGCGCGACAGCTCGCCGAAGAAGGCGTTCGCGGTGTCGGGCACCAGCAGGCCGACGAGGTTGGACCGGCCGCCGCTCAACGCGCCCGCGAGCGGGTTGCGCCGGTAGCCGAGCATCCGGATGGCTTCCTCGACCTTGATCCGGGTCTTGTCCGACACGGGTCGGGGCCCGCCGTTGAGCACGTAGCTGACGACGGCCGTCGAGGTGCCCGCCAGCCGCCCGACGTCGTGGAGGGTGGGCCTGCGCGCGGAACCCGGCGTGCTCCTGGCTCCCACGCTGCCGCTCCCTGTCACGTCCTCCGCCACCGGCCGGGGTCGGACACCGTCCGCGCCGTGGCCGCCCCTCCACTCTAGAGCACGGCGACGCCCGGCACACCGGACGGCGCACGGCGGGCCGGGTGGCGGCGTGGCGACGACGTCGCCGGGGGCAGCGGCGGTGCGGGCGCGGCACCGCGGAGTCCGGGTCACCCGACGGCGACCTCCTCCTCCACCACCTCCCGCCGGGTGGCGTCGAGCCGGGCGACGAACTCCCGCTGGATCGGCGCGACGGGCTCGGCCTCGGTGGGGCGCAACAGGAACGAGCACCCCTGCCCGACGTCGGACGCGACCTGCTCGGCCGCGTGCGGCACGCCCGTGTACCCGGCGATCGCCGCGGCGATGACGTCGCCGGAGAACAGGCACAGGTCCGTCGTGCCGGTCCTGCGCACGTCGTCGGCGACCCGCTGGATGGCGCAGAAGCAGTTCTCCCGCGCGGTCCGGACGAGCAAACCCCCCTCGACGACCCGGTAGTCCTGCACGACGGCGCACACGTCCAGCCGCTGGCCGGACGCCTTCAGCGCCGCGCTGTGCTCGACCAGCCGCCGGGCGGCCTCCGCCGGCGTCACCGGCCCGTCCGCGCGCCGGGTGCTGCCCTCGACCGCGTACCGCGGCCACAGCGCCATCGCCTGCGTGCCGATCCAGGTCCAGTACAGCTGTTCCGAGGTCAGCTCGCCGTTGCCGAACGCGAAGTTGAACTGGTCGAACAGCGCGGGCTCGGTCAGCGGGTCGATCAGCCCCTCGGCCAGGCAGGTCCGGTAGTCCGGCGAACCGGGGATCGGGTAGAACGGGTTGGTGTAGAACCGCACCTCCCGCACCGCGCAGTTCACCGAGTCCTGCACGATCTCGGTCAGCGTCTGGCCGGGCAGCCCGGCGATCAGCGAGCCGTTGACGCTCAGCCCGTACTTCTCGAACAACGACGCGCCCTCGGCGACCTTGGGCAGCGAGGTGAACCCCTTGCGCATCTTGCGCAGCCGCTTCACGTCGGTGGTCTCCAGGCCGAAGAACAGGCTCTCGAACCCGGCCGACACCATCTTGCCGACCAGGTCCTCGGTCAGCTTGACCACGGTGATGCCGTTCGGCAGCCGCAACCGGACGTCGAGCCCGCGCGCCAGGATCTCGTCGCAGATCGCGTGCACCCGGTCGACGTCGAAGGTGAAGTTGTCGTCCTCGATGAGGAACCGGCGCACGCCGAGCCGCTCGACGCAGTGCTCGATCTCGTCCACCACGTGCTTCGGCGACCGGGCGCGGAACTCCCGCCCGACCGTGGCGTGCACCGTGCAGAAGGTGCACGAGAACGGGCAACCGCGACTGGTGATCAACGTGGTCGTGTGGTCGTAGCGGGCGAAGTCCAGCTGGTCGACGGCGGGCATCGGCAGCGCGTCGAGGTCCGGCACGAACGGCGCGCGCGGCCGGACGTGCGGTGGCCCCGGCGTCCCGCACGCGCAGCGACCCGCGCCGCAGCGGAACGCCACGCCCGCCAACCCGTCGAACGGCCGGCCCTCCTCGATCGCCGCGACCAGCGGGACGACCGTCGACTCGGCTTCACCGAGCACCACGGCGTCGATCTCGGGAACCTGCAAGGTGTGGTGGAAGAACACGGTCCCGTGCTGCCCGCCGAGCAGGATGGCCGCCTCGGGCAGCAACGACCTGGTCAGCCGCGCGAGGTCGTAGGCGGACTCGTAGAACGGCGTGAACATGCAGGAGATGCCGACGACGTCGGCCCGGCTCGCGGCGACGGCTTCGGCGATGCGCTCCCACCGGGCGCCCCAGTGCACGACGTGCCGCCACCGCGGGTGCGTCGCCAGCTTGAGCCGCTCGACACCGGTCAGCTCGTCGTCCGGGACCACGTGGTTGTCCTCGACGTGCGCGAGCGCGTCGAACACCACCGTCTCGTGACCGGCGGCGCGGAGGGTCGCGGAGAGGTACGCGAGCCCGATCGGTACGTGCCTGCCCACTTCCACCATGCACGCCCGAATCGGTGGTTTGACCAGAAGAATACGCATTGCGTCCCCATTCGCCTCGATTTCCCCTTCGCTCGCCAAAGTACTCGCGGCCACCACCGGTCGTCGCGCGCGAGCACAGGTCGGCCGGTCGGTGGGAATACCCGGTGAATTGGAATCGCGGAACACGGGCGGACCGCCTGGTATGTTCGCGGTCGGCCGATGATCGAGGGGCGGGGACCACCGTTGACAGCGCAAACCTCCGTTTCCTCGGGATTGACCACCGGCCTGTACCTGTTCGCCGCGTTGAACGATTTCGTCCCGGTCGTGCCGGTGGTCGTCCTGCTGTTCACCGACGCGGGGCTCGGCCCGGTCGAGGTGTCGTCGCTGTTCGCGATCCTGGCCTTCGCCGCGCTCGCGCTGGAGGTGCCGTCGGGCGCGTGGGCCGACGTCACGTCGCGCCGCCGGCTGCTGGCGCTCGGCGCGTCGGCGCGGGCGCTGTGCTTCGCGCTGTGGGTGCTGTTCCCCTCGTACCCGGCCTTCGTGCTCGGGGCGGTGCTGTGGGGCGCGTGCCACGCGTTGACCTCCGGCACGTTGGAGGCGCTGGTGTACGACCACCTGCGGGCCACCGGCGACACGGCCCGCTACCCGCGCCTGATGGGCCGGTCGCGGGTGGCCGCGCTGACCGCGAACGTGGCGGCCACGGCGCTGGCCGCGCCGCTGCTCGCCCTGGGGTCGTACGTCCTGGTGGAGGTCGTCAGCGGCGCGGTGTGCCTGGTGACCGCCGCGGTGGCGCTGTGCCTGCCGGAGGGCGCGGGGGCCCGGCGCCCGGAGCGCGGGCACCGGCTCACGGCCTACCTCGGGATGCTCGCGACGGGGCTGTCCGAGGTGCGCCGCGACGTCGTGGTGCGCCGGGCCGCGCTGCTCGCGGCGGTCCTGCCCGCCGTGCTGGTGCTCGACGAGTACCTGCCGCTGCTGGCGCGCTCGACCGGGGTGCCGACCGCGACCGTGCCGCTGATGGTGATCCTCGCCGTGGCCGGGAAGGCGGCGGGCGGTTGGCTGGCGGGCAGGCTGGCCGCGCTGCGCCCCACCGCGCTGGCGCCGGCGCTGGGCGCGGCGGCGGTGCTGCTCGCGGTGGGCGCGTCGAGCGGGCACCCGCTGGGCGTCGTGCCGGTCGCCGCGGGGCTCGGCGTGGTGCAGTTGAGCATCGTGCTGGCCCAGGCGCGGCTCCAGGACGTGGTGCGCGGCACGGCGCGCGCGACCGTCACGTCGGTGGCGGGCCTGGGCACCGACGCGGTGGCGATCGCGTTCTACGGCTGGTACGCGGTCGGGTCGGGCTGGTTCGGGATCGCGGCGCTGTTCGCCGGTTTCGCGGTGGTGCCGCTGCTGGTCGCCACCGCGATGCCGCGCTGGCTGCCCGGACCGGGCGCGCGGTGAGCGCGGGGCGGGGAGCCCTGCTCGGGCTCCCCGCGGACCGGGTCAGGACACCGTCCAGGTGTTGTGCGGCTGCTCGGCGCACTGCCAGAGGTCGATGCCCGCCCGCGGCGGTCCGCTGGTCTCCACGACGTTCAGGCAGAGCCCGGCGGTCTGGATCGCGACGAACTGGTGGCCACCGGACACGGCCTGGACGCGCCACCCCTGCCCTTCCCGGTCGCACCGCTCCACCCAGACCGGCTTGGGGTAGCCGCCGGGGTGGTAGGTCAGGCACTTGCCGGACTTCTGGTTGCGCAGCCGGAACTCGTACGAGGGCCGGTCGAGGATGGACAGCTGGTCGAAGAGCTGGTGCGGCTGGTCGGGGTCGCCTTCCCAGCGGCAGTCCCAGAGCTGGACGTTGGAGCGCGGCTTGTTCAGGGTCCGGGCGTCGACGTCGAGGCAGCGGTGGGGCGCGATCCGGGACACCAGGTGGGCGGCGGGGAACGCCGACACGCCGGTTCCCGGCGCGGTCAGGCCGGTGCCCGGCGCCGGCGCGCCGTGCGCGGCGGTGGCGCCGGCGGCGAGCAGGAGGACGGCGGAGGCGGCGGCCGCCGACAGCCGGGCCAGGCGTGCGAGGGATCTCATGGAACCTCCAGGTGAGAGTGTGGTTCGCCTCAGGGGAAATCGACCACCCCCGCCCCGACCGGATCAGGTTATCGTTCGGCGCGGTCGGGGCAATACGGCGAACAGCGTTGCCGCGATCAGCGGAAAGCCATATGGGACGCGGCATTCGCGCGGCCCCGGTACGCCGGTCGTATTCACCCGCCACCGGATCGACCCACAGTGGACCGACGAGTCGGGGCGAAGCACGCGCGGGTCGGTGACAAACGTCCTTCGCAGTGGAGGATCGCCCGCTTTCGCAAAAGTGGCGCGCGCT
Coding sequences:
- a CDS encoding ABC transporter substrate-binding protein, translated to MLRRPPRARPVAGSGTPFGRPSSRLLGAVTGVVLVTATLAGCSPPERAGAGAGGTLRIAAATDAGETLNPYASNQSPTQQLRSALVYEGLTRLSPEGEVEWRLATDMTPDDGFRAWTIKLRPGVLFTDGSRFTSADVVASIKHLRDPANAVQGLAFIEMIDPAAVAAVDELTVRVGLSEPFAPFKDIWANVLLPMTKAGSVPERPIGTGPFAVKGFAAGRQSTLERFDGYWGDRPKLGAVEITEYPSQQAQANALLSNQVDIASGATPTIAKSLAGRDDVELLDSKGDFTLRIGLNTTVAPFDDVRVRQALRLLVDREQVVSNAFGGYARVANDHEGGTPRCGAPDLSQREQDVERAKQLLAEAGHGDLSFAITTDGLLPGMRELAQVFSENAAKAGVRVEVNVVTVPELLSKWGQWPAFIDFNPIPYLPTVLGGLLPGRVGNATHWDDPEFVALADRLFVAPEGERCPIMNRMHRIEHEQGAMITPAFVNVLMPHRADVRGLVPDVNGRPLSFLTNVTVGR
- a CDS encoding ABC transporter permease gives rise to the protein MPRLTTRASVPARSAPPGPGGATTRWLVRRLLLGVLVLLLVSVLLFLVTQALPGDVARIILGKDATAEQVAALRGQLGLDRSLVAQYWQWLSGVLSGNMGTSLESGEPVADVIGPRAFNSFALGVTSLALILPLAVVVGVVSAHRRDSALDKAFVAVSSLFTALPAFVVGMLLIAFFATSVLDVLPGVSDIPPGDLPWWYPAELVLPVTTLTLMGVMYLGRLVRASFIDAMNSEYVQTAVLKGLSGRRVLFRHALPNAVAASLPAAGLVAAVTITGVVVVEHVYSYPGLGSAVVGAVNSHDLPVLQASILILATAYYLFNLLADVLAALGGAR
- a CDS encoding RICIN domain-containing protein, yielding MRSLARLARLSAAAASAVLLLAAGATAAHGAPAPGTGLTAPGTGVSAFPAAHLVSRIAPHRCLDVDARTLNKPRSNVQLWDCRWEGDPDQPHQLFDQLSILDRPSYEFRLRNQKSGKCLTYHPGGYPKPVWVERCDREGQGWRVQAVSGGHQFVAIQTAGLCLNVVETSGPPRAGIDLWQCAEQPHNTWTVS
- a CDS encoding ABC transporter ATP-binding protein — encoded protein: MTTAVEVSGVTVTVDATGHDIVRDVSFGLDRGEVMGVVGESGSGKSTLALALLGFARRGATITAGRVVVDGLDLLSLPPGELRRARGSRVAYVPQDPATALNPSLSLATQLTEGLRLPRREASARVRRLLEAVDLPADDAFLKRHPRRLSGGQQQRVAIAMAVAAGPRLLVLDEPTTGLDVVTQARVLRMVRELCREHDMAAIYVSHDLAVVAEVADRVTVVYGGEVVESGADRDVLTRAAHPYTRALLAAVPSATRRHRLVPIPGRAPGVGGYRRGCVFAPRCDHAVAECRATRPALVPGPSGTLTRCPRADEVVRAPRVPARAAERRVASDAEPEVLSVSGLHAGHGGRQVLFDVSFGLGRGECLAVVGESGSGKTTMSRCLVGLHEEQEGALAFRGRPIPAAARARDEDTRRGLQYVFQNPYGSLNPHRSVEGSLVVPLRHYFGVSARDSRRRVREALERVEIPARLADRRPAELSGGQRQRVAIARALVCEPEVLLCDEVTSALDVSVQAAVVELLRSLLADGLSMVFVTHDLAVVRSIADRVVVLNGGRVVESGDTDAVLTTPVHPYTRGLVAATLEVPDVLDSAV
- a CDS encoding ABC transporter permease; its protein translation is MATERTPGPAPAAGAPPSDADGSPALLDVVPPDADGPSAPVDAPPSGAGGPSALGRAVRTGQARFGLVLLALVGLPVVFGPLVAPHAPDAIVGPPLAGPDGTFPLGTDILGRDVLSRLLHGGLGLTWMAVLAAGLGVVLGCLVGLTAAYRGGAVDTLLMRGTDVLLSFPEIIFVLLFVSVLGRGTLLTAVLVGVAFAPGVSRVMRGAALPVVGSEHVLWARANGLPATRVLLREVLPGVTSPLLVETGMRLVWAVSAIASLNYLGFGVAPPAADWGLMVGENQDGLSIAPLPVLAPIALILMMALGGNLVAESVARAVGRTGKTRPERTRTGKRRVGQERVGTIRAEGEG
- a CDS encoding MFS transporter translates to MTTGLYLFAALNDFVPVVPVVVLLFTDAGLGPVEVSSLFAILAFAALALEVPSGAWADVTSRRRLLALGASARALCFALWVLFPSYPAFVLGAVLWGACHALTSGTLEALVYDHLRATGDTARYPRLMGRSRVAALTANVAATALAAPLLALGSYVLVEVVSGAVCLVTAAVALCLPEGAGARRPERGHRLTAYLGMLATGLSEVRRDVVVRRAALLAAVLPAVLVLDEYLPLLARSTGVPTATVPLMVILAVAGKAAGGWLAGRLAALRPTALAPALGAAAVLLAVGASSGHPLGVVPVAAGLGVVQLSIVLAQARLQDVVRGTARATVTSVAGLGTDAVAIAFYGWYAVGSGWFGIAALFAGFAVVPLLVATAMPRWLPGPGAR
- a CDS encoding B12-binding domain-containing radical SAM protein, with amino-acid sequence MGRHVPIGLAYLSATLRAAGHETVVFDALAHVEDNHVVPDDELTGVERLKLATHPRWRHVVHWGARWERIAEAVAASRADVVGISCMFTPFYESAYDLARLTRSLLPEAAILLGGQHGTVFFHHTLQVPEIDAVVLGEAESTVVPLVAAIEEGRPFDGLAGVAFRCGAGRCACGTPGPPHVRPRAPFVPDLDALPMPAVDQLDFARYDHTTTLITSRGCPFSCTFCTVHATVGREFRARSPKHVVDEIEHCVERLGVRRFLIEDDNFTFDVDRVHAICDEILARGLDVRLRLPNGITVVKLTEDLVGKMVSAGFESLFFGLETTDVKRLRKMRKGFTSLPKVAEGASLFEKYGLSVNGSLIAGLPGQTLTEIVQDSVNCAVREVRFYTNPFYPIPGSPDYRTCLAEGLIDPLTEPALFDQFNFAFGNGELTSEQLYWTWIGTQAMALWPRYAVEGSTRRADGPVTPAEAARRLVEHSAALKASGQRLDVCAVVQDYRVVEGGLLVRTARENCFCAIQRVADDVRRTGTTDLCLFSGDVIAAAIAGYTGVPHAAEQVASDVGQGCSFLLRPTEAEPVAPIQREFVARLDATRREVVEEEVAVG
- a CDS encoding LacI family DNA-binding transcriptional regulator yields the protein MGARSTPGSARRPTLHDVGRLAGTSTAVVSYVLNGGPRPVSDKTRIKVEEAIRMLGYRRNPLAGALSGGRSNLVGLLVPDTANAFFGELSRCVEAEGRRRGLLTLLGNTGYHSSLGDEYGEAFSELRPRGIFVTTGQQPRHEDETPRVYVQWAAPDPTSPSVTFDDFGGARLVVEHLIGHGYGDIACVAGEIEAGPAIGREGGWRRAMEDAGLPTEGRLVRAFFDRVEAERAVRRVLEGDDRPRAIYATTDEQALVTIRTATSLGLRVPDDLAVVGFDGVREARLGSFPLTTVRLPFEELAVRAFDALDETFYGGGGPGATVVLDGTLSIGVTCGCEPVATAGG